DNA from Candidatus Eremiobacteraceae bacterium:
AGCGGTCGCACCGGCGTCAAGCTCGTGCAAAATCCCGATGATCTGCTGCTCGCTGAATCGCTTCTTCATGGGCGTCTCCTCCAGGTGAGTACGCCCAGAAAATCACAGTCTCATTCGGCCCGAGTCTCGGGGGTCAGCGCAATTGTCGTCTGGCCGAATTGATTGTAGCCTAATGGAGGCGGTTAGCGCACAAACCCTTCTAGGCACTCCGCTGATCCACCATCATACTCGACCAGCAGAAAAAGGTGACGACCGCCACCTGCTAAGCCAAACACTACCGGCTGCGCTTACGAGGATCGCGTGGCGATTCGGCAGGTCGATCTTAACACGGTACCTAGGTGCCGAATAGTCTTGGCAGATCTTGCCTCCGTCAAACGGGATGCAGGGAGGCCACGAAAGGACTTGCAGCGTCCGAGCGACGCGTTGAAGAGTTCGAACTCCGTGAATCGTTATCTCCACATATCGGTAGCTACCATCTGGCTCGTTTATGCGGACGACGGGTATGCCCTGTTGCAAACCTACGAGTTCGATCCGCCCAGGATTGAGAGGCACGCCCGAGGTCTCTTCTTTAGACAGCACAATCGGTTTTATTCGCCCCTTATCGAGGACGCCTAGCCGCGATGCCTCACCACCTTCGGTATTCCAATAGTATGGTGGACGGTTCGGATAGTAAGCGACGTAAAGTTTTCCATCGGACCCCTCGATCGCTGAGCGAGGATAAATGTCAAAATCGGGGATGAAGCGTGTGAGGCGGACAGTCGGACCAAGGTCAATATCGTCCAGCGCGAAGTTGGTCTTGACCCCGTTCTTGGTCAAGCGGGTTGGGTGATAAGCTGGCTTTCGAGCTCCGCCATCCGGGCCAGGGCAAAGGATTGCGGCGATCGTTGACCCAGCGATGAGTGCGGGTGTTCGGCGTTGTAGTCTTGCCGCCATTTCGCAGCAGCACGTCGTGCGTCGTCGAGTGATTCGAAGTAGCTCGCGTTGAGTAGCTCGCGCCGTAGCATCGCATTGAGCGATTCGATAAACGCGTTGTCGGTCGGCTTCCCTGGGCGCGAATAATCCAATTGCACCGCGTTGTAGTATGCCCAGCGGTCCATCGCGAGTGCGGAGAACTCGCTGCCGTTGTCGCAGGTGATCCGTTGCGGCTTGCGTTCGAGCACGATACCGCGGAGGACCTCAACGACGTCGCTGCTCGTCCAGCGCGGTCGCACCTCCAGCGCCACGCACTCGCGCGTATGCGTATCGACGATCGCCAACAGCCGAATCGCGCGACCGTCAGCCAGCCGATCGTGGATGAAATCCATGCTCCAGACCTCGTTCGGCCGGGTTGCCACGACACGTGCGCCCCGAAGGACCGCACACCGGCGCCGTCGTGGCCGCTTGCGTCGCAAACCCAGATCCGCCAAGCGATAGAGCCGGAAGACCCGCTTATGATTTGCGCAGATTCCGTCCATGCGCAGCCGCGCCGCGATGCGGCGGTACCCATAGTGCACTCGTCGCGACGCGATGTCCTTGATCTTGAGCGTCAGCGCTTCATCGAGCTGGAGACGCCGATGCCGGTAATACACCATGGCACGATTCGCCCGCATGAGCCAACACGCACGACGGCAACTGATCGAATAGCGCTCTTGAATCGAGCCGACGAGCTCGCGCTTGCGCGCCGGCTTCAGAGCTTTTTTGCGATCACGTCCTGCAGGATCTGGCGATCCAGACTCAGATCGGCGACCAGTTGCTTGAGCTTGCGGTTCTCTTCCCGCAAGACCCGCAGCTCGCGCACCTCGGGCACGCCGAGGCTGCCGTACTTCTTGCGCCAGCGCAACATCGTGTTGACGTGAACGCCCAGACGACGCGCGACGTCGACCAGCGGCGTGCCGGCTTCGACTTCGCGCAGCGCGGCGGCGATCTGCGTATCGGTGGCCTGGTGACGAGGCATGCTCGAGACCTCCTCCCGCGGCCGCCTTCACGGCCGCGAAATGGTGGTCCCGCTTGTCCACTTTGCGGGGGCTAGACCAAAGTGAAACGTCGGTCGAGTTGTGGGCGAGGGCGCCGCGATCGGTGTAGGCGGAGACAGATGCACGTGGTCGAACGCGAGCAATAGGACGGCTATGCCGAGCGCAACCAATAGGAACGGCCTTGGATGCCAGGCCGGCTGGGTCAGCAATACAACTGCTCCGTCACTGGACAGTCGTGCACGGTCAGCGAGCACTTGGGGCAAGCGCTCGGGTATTCAAATTCGTGCCGCTCTCCACCTGAGGATTGCGACGAGCATGCCGGCTACTGCGAGACCAATCAAAGCTTCAAGGTTGTAGGGAGTCGAATCAGCGGTATCTGCGGTCCCGATGCTAGGTACAAATAAGTTCGAAAAGACGATAGCGTAATGACGAAATGGGTTTAGGCCATCGAGCGCGGGTTTGATCCAATCAAGAGGGCGTGGCAAGCCATATCCTATCGAGGAACCAATCATGAGTTCGACGACAACGATAACGCCAAGCACAACGACAGCGGTCACGCGTCTCGCCGCGGTCGTCAACGCGAGCGTTACACCATAACATGCGAGCGTAATTGACCAAAGCAGACAAACCGAAACTATCTTTAGTCCACTCACTTGCCCAGGCTCTATGCCCTTGAAAGGATAAGCAAAAACCGGGACCGACACAAGCAACAACCCAATCGAAGCGACGCCGAGCGTCAAGAGCATGACGTCGATTCCGATCGCTGTCGCAACAAAAGCCGTCTTCCCGACCGGTCGTGTCCGCACGATCGATAAATGATTCGCGACATCGTCGCCCAAGCCTAACCCGATTACGACGCCGAAGAGCGCACACAGCAGCGACACAATTGCTAGAACTCCCGACAACGTCACGGTCCCGCCGAAAGCTTCCACCGCGTCAATTCGGAATTCATCATGCCATTGAACGGGTCGCCCGTCCGGCGCCCTAATACTAATGAATTCTATTATGTTGCGATGACCGTTAGGGTAGACGACCACATGCTGGCGTGGAATGCGGAGACGTTCAACAAACGTGCCGACCGATGTGCGTTCCTTATACAGGTTGTTCTGTTCAAGGAGAGTATAGCTCGTATGATGCTCCGGTTGCGACACCGGATAACTAGTAGGTTGAGCGACATGCCCCCACGGGAAAGCGGGCCAGCTCACCTCGGAATAATATACACCTGGCCAATAGCCCAGATCTAGAGTGACCGACTCGCGGGAAGACGGCGGTCTGTAGTCAAGCGTGCGATGGAAAGAACCGTAAATAGTCACATTACCGAAAAATGACATCATCGCGAGAATGACGACGATGCTACACGCAAGCCAGTAGAGAGCACGCACCGTGCGACGGACTTGCACGAAGTAAATCTTCATGTAGCCTATCCGCTCAAGTCACTCGCAACGGCGTGCAGGTAAATGTCCTCAAGCGTGACGTCCAAGATACGAATGCTAGCGCCGTCTGCTTCGAGCTGGCTGCGGAGGGCATGTACGTCCTCGCCGTTAGTGTAGACGCGCCGGATCGCTTCTTCCGCTTCCCCGCCTCGGATTGCTTCGACGATCTTATGGCTCGCGAGGAGATCTTCAACCCGGCCGGACTCCACGATAAGCCCAGAATGTAGGATGGCTACGTTTTCCGCGACCCTCTCCATTTGGCCAACGTGATGAGAGCTCACCAGGACCGCGGCTCCGTCCGCCGCCGCGGCCACCATTAGGTCTAGAGCGTGACGCTGCGAGCCTGGGTCGAGTCCGCTCATCGGTTCGTCGAGTACGATGATCGACGGGCGTACGCAGAAGGCGAGAACGAGACTAAGAGCCGTCTGCTGCCCTTTTGACAGCGCTCGAACTTTCTTCGTAGGTGACAGTTGAAAGCGATCGAGAAGAGCGGCGGCGCGCCCGTGATCGTATGCCTTGAACTGTCCACGCGTCATATCAAGGTGGTCTCTGACGGTAAGCCATCCGTAGCATGCGGGCACATCCGGCACATATGCAAGCCGCTCAAACGTTTTGGGCGTTAGTGTTTCATTATTGATGAGAATGCGACCTGAGGTTGGCGTCGAAAGTCCAACAATACACCGAAGCGTCGTCGACTTGCCGGCGCCGTTGCTTCCGATGAGCGCGAAAATCGTTTCGAATGGAACGTCCAGGCTCAGTTGCCGGACTGCGACGGCGCGGCCATATGTTTTTGTGAGTCGATTTATCGCGATCGCCGCTGTCATGCTGAAGTTCTATTCGAAGATGGCGTTGATCTTTCGACGTATGCCTCATCGACGGCGCGCTCAAATGTGGCGCGCAGCGCCCGTCGTGAGATCCCGATGGACCTCGCCTCTCGGACAATCGTACCAAGTGTTTCGGCAGTTGACGTCATCAGCGACTCGCGAGCGCCACTTCTCGCCGCATCGTCCCTTACGAACGTTCCCTTGCCCGGCACGGCTTTGATCAATCCCTCACGCTCGAGTTCACGATAAGCCCGAGCAACTGTGTTTGGATTGATGGTGAGTTCGATTGCGAGTTGCTTTGCGGTCGGCAGTTGATCGCCAGGGCCTAGTGCGCCGAGGGCGACTAGCCTCCGAACCTGCTGAACGATCTGCTGATAGATTGCGCCGGATTTGGGCGCAAGCGACAAGAGCCCCAGGAAAACAACTCCATTCGCGGCGACAAATAGCTAAATAGCTAGGGGAATAGCTATTTTGATGGAGCATATCAGCCGGAGTCCAGGCCGTCAATCCCCCGCGCGTCGTGATCAGGGCCGAGGGTGGTGTCACGAACTGTCCGTTTTCGCCGCCTGCGCTATACCCCGGGACAGAAAGCGTCTTGACGAGATATTTCAAGTGGTTTATAATTAGGCGGTAAACCATTAGGAGATAAACCAAATATGACCCCCCGCGAACGCGAGACCCAGACGACGAACCGGCCCTGCGAAGACCTCAAGGGACTACGGGACGGCATCGCCACTCACTGCAAGAACTTCGAGGCGGATTACGAGTCGGTTAACGCGATCGTCACGCTCAAGCGGACGTCGGCCGAGTTCGAGAACTTCGTCACGACGTATTTCAAACAATACGACCTCTCGCCGGGGCGCTTCAACGTCCTCATGTCGCTCTTCAGCTCACCGAACCACACGCGTTCGCTTTCCGATCTCGGCGACTATCTCGTCGTCACCCGTGCGAACATCACGGGCCTCGTCGACGGTCTCGTCGACGACGGCATGCTTCTGCGCATCGACCACCCGGACGACCGTCGAGTCGTGCTCGCCGAGCTCACAGAGAAGGCGGTCAAGTTCCTCGACTGGTTCGTACCGATCCACCTACGCAACATCAAACGTCTGACCGAGTGCTTCACGTCGGAAGAGAAGCGAGATTTCGTCGCCCTCCTCGACAAGCTTCGCGGTCACATGCAGCAACTCGCGCCGGAAAAGATGGAGTCGAAAGCCCAAGCGTCATGAAGACCCAGATCCTCGCAGCCGCCGCGGCGCTCGCGCTGACGGCAGCGGCAGCACCCGCGAACGCCGCGACGACGGCGCTCAGCGGCCAAAGCGTCAACGCAATCGTCACCCAGCTCGAGCAGCGCATGGACGCGGTGAGCGCGTATTCCGCGCACATCCGTCTCGCCGTTCAGTTGCACAGCTTCCCGTTCATCGCCGCGAACCTCGACGGCACGACGACCTACGAGAAGCCCGGCCACTACACGGTGACCTTCGACTCGCTTCCGAGCCTGGCGAGCGCGTTCCAGAAAGTCTCGGGAGACGTCGGCGACCCGGCCGCGTGGCAGCAAAAATATGCGATCGCGATCGATACGACCGTCCCGACGGCCCCGAATACGCTAGCGCTTCGTTTGACGGAAAAGAACAAGGGACAAGTGGACCACGCACTCGCGTTCGTCGATCTGGCGTCTCACACCGTGACCCGCATGGAATGGTACTACGTCAACGGCGGCCGTATCGCGATGGACCAGCACTTCGCCCCGATCGACGGTGTCCTGCTGGTCGATTCGCAGGCCGCGGACATCGACATGCCTGGGTATAAGGCGACTGCGAACGCGACGTTCGACGGCTATGCGGTTCACGTCGCGTCCGCCCTGCACACCGCTTCACTCACACGCTAAGCCTACAACCGACTAGATCAGGAGCTATCATCGATCATGTCCACGACGCAAGAACGCCTGCAAACCCCGCCGCACGAGGCGCCCGACGGATCGGTCGACGTCGCGACGACGGGGCGCAAACGCCGCTTCCTGATCCCGATCGGGATCATCGTCGCGATCGTCGGCATCATCTTCGGCGTTCGCTATCTCATCTACGCGGCACATCACGTCTCGACCGATGACGCGCAGATCGGGGGCGACATCACGACGATCTCTGCTCGCGTGAAGGGCCAAGTCGTCGGCGTCTACGTGCACGAGAATCAAGTCGTGCACAAGGGCGACAAACTG
Protein-coding regions in this window:
- a CDS encoding MarR family transcriptional regulator; the protein is MTPRERETQTTNRPCEDLKGLRDGIATHCKNFEADYESVNAIVTLKRTSAEFENFVTTYFKQYDLSPGRFNVLMSLFSSPNHTRSLSDLGDYLVVTRANITGLVDGLVDDGMLLRIDHPDDRRVVLAELTEKAVKFLDWFVPIHLRNIKRLTECFTSEEKRDFVALLDKLRGHMQQLAPEKMESKAQAS
- a CDS encoding IS3 family transposase (programmed frameshift), which produces MPRHQATDTQIAAALREVEAGTPLVDVARRLGVHVNTMLRWRKKYGSLGVPEVRELRVLREENRKLKQLVADLSLDRQILQDVIGKKALKPARKRELVGSIQERYSISCRRACWLMRANRAMVYYRHRRLQLDEALTLKIKDIASRRVHYGYRRIAARLRMDGICANHKRVFRLYRLADLGLRRKRPRRRRCAVLRGARVVATRPNEVWSMDFIHDRLADGRAIRLLAIVDTHTRECVALEVRPRWTSSDVVEVLRGIVLERKPQRITCDNGSEFSALAMDRWAYYNAVQLDYSRPGKPTDNAFIESLNAMLRRELLNASYFESLDDARRAAAKWRQDYNAEHPHSSLGQRSPQSFALARMAELESQLITQPA
- a CDS encoding ABC transporter ATP-binding protein; the encoded protein is MTAAIAINRLTKTYGRAVAVRQLSLDVPFETIFALIGSNGAGKSTTLRCIVGLSTPTSGRILINNETLTPKTFERLAYVPDVPACYGWLTVRDHLDMTRGQFKAYDHGRAAALLDRFQLSPTKKVRALSKGQQTALSLVLAFCVRPSIIVLDEPMSGLDPGSQRHALDLMVAAAADGAAVLVSSHHVGQMERVAENVAILHSGLIVESGRVEDLLASHKIVEAIRGGEAEEAIRRVYTNGEDVHALRSQLEADGASIRILDVTLEDIYLHAVASDLSG